In Paenibacillus sp. 1781tsa1, one DNA window encodes the following:
- a CDS encoding ABC transporter permease, with product MGSFGNLILNENMKIFRRPRTWIMLSILVLISLLMPVLLREGMGSAGVPFWEAAVTTVQIVFFLNTIFCVVIAAEAVAGEFTWGTIKLLLIRPWSRSKILASKYLTVIIFSILSTLVVIVMATGMSYLLFSHDGPSGSGNALTLWGYLYVDLFITLAIAFMVSSVFRSGALAIGLSLFIMFSQSIFSLIFNPVRYEWAKYVLFNNMDLSKYMNTGADFALMGGPSAGMTLGFSIAVLAVYYVIFMVISWVVFSKRDVAG from the coding sequence TTGGGTAGTTTTGGTAATCTGATATTGAATGAAAATATGAAAATATTCCGTCGTCCACGTACCTGGATCATGTTATCCATTCTGGTGCTGATCTCGCTGTTAATGCCAGTGTTACTGCGAGAAGGAATGGGGTCCGCTGGTGTTCCATTCTGGGAAGCGGCTGTAACCACTGTGCAAATTGTATTCTTTCTGAATACGATCTTCTGTGTTGTAATTGCAGCGGAAGCGGTAGCTGGAGAATTTACTTGGGGAACAATCAAACTGCTGCTTATTCGTCCATGGTCACGAAGCAAAATTCTGGCTTCCAAATATCTCACCGTGATCATCTTCAGTATATTGAGTACTCTGGTTGTCATTGTAATGGCAACAGGAATGTCCTATTTGCTGTTCTCGCATGATGGTCCTTCGGGAAGTGGGAATGCACTAACGTTATGGGGATATTTGTACGTTGATCTCTTCATTACACTTGCAATTGCCTTTATGGTGTCCTCCGTATTTCGTTCAGGCGCACTTGCGATTGGATTATCCCTGTTCATTATGTTCTCACAAAGTATCTTCTCACTCATATTCAATCCGGTTCGTTATGAATGGGCCAAGTATGTTCTGTTCAACAACATGGATCTTAGCAAATACATGAACACCGGGGCGGATTTTGCGCTAATGGGTGGTCCGAGTGCAGGAATGACACTTGGTTTCTCCATTGCAGTCCTGGCGGTGTATTACGTTATTTTCATGGTGATTTCCTGGGTTGTATTCAGCAAAAGAGATGTGGCAGGCTAA
- a CDS encoding AI-2E family transporter: MINNKFYRICTAIILLLLIVYLGDKVNFIFSPLTSLIHIIIIPLLIAGFFYYLLRPLVDYMERHKIKRALSVLIIYVVTALMIAGFSVLVWPSLREQLLNFVENAPALVTSLSDQLNALEKSNFVSRYLPDDSNLFSRLSDVLSQGITQVTDYVSGLFSVVSNLVIILATFPIMLYYMLKEGSKFGTNLTLLLPRRYRKDGEETVHEIDEALSSYIVGRVIVNVALGILMYIGFLILGLPYALLLTVVSIILNFIPYVGALLAAIPVVIVAFIESPSMAIWSLVIIVIAQQIQDNLISPYVYGKQLDIHPLTTVILLLVGADLGNILGMIIVIPLYMILKIIVRKIHYRIVEDKNEL, encoded by the coding sequence TTGATAAATAACAAGTTCTACCGCATATGTACAGCAATTATTTTGTTGCTGCTCATTGTGTACCTGGGGGATAAAGTAAACTTTATTTTCAGCCCCCTGACCTCACTGATTCACATCATCATCATTCCGCTGCTGATTGCTGGTTTTTTCTATTATCTGCTGCGACCGCTCGTCGATTATATGGAAAGGCACAAGATTAAGCGTGCATTGTCAGTTCTGATTATTTATGTCGTGACTGCATTGATGATTGCAGGTTTCAGTGTACTGGTATGGCCTTCATTGAGAGAGCAACTGCTGAATTTTGTGGAGAATGCTCCAGCGTTGGTTACTTCGCTCAGCGATCAGTTGAATGCACTTGAAAAGAGCAATTTTGTATCCAGATACCTGCCTGATGATTCCAATCTGTTCTCACGATTATCTGATGTTCTGAGCCAAGGGATCACGCAGGTAACCGATTATGTCTCCGGGTTATTCTCCGTAGTATCGAATCTGGTTATTATTCTGGCGACGTTCCCGATCATGCTGTACTACATGCTCAAAGAAGGCAGCAAGTTTGGAACAAATCTGACCTTATTGTTGCCAAGGCGTTATCGGAAGGATGGGGAAGAAACCGTCCATGAGATCGATGAAGCACTAAGCAGCTATATTGTAGGTCGGGTCATTGTTAATGTTGCTCTGGGAATTCTGATGTACATCGGTTTTCTCATCTTGGGTTTGCCTTATGCCTTGTTGCTAACGGTTGTATCCATAATTCTGAACTTCATCCCTTATGTGGGTGCTTTGCTGGCAGCTATTCCGGTTGTCATTGTCGCGTTTATCGAATCTCCTTCGATGGCGATCTGGTCACTGGTAATCATTGTGATCGCACAGCAAATTCAGGATAACCTGATCTCACCTTACGTTTATGGCAAGCAGCTTGATATTCATCCTCTGACTACCGTTATTCTATTGCTCGTGGGTGCCGATCTGGGTAATATCCTGGGCATGATTATCGTTATTCCGCTGTATATGATTCTGAAAATTATAGTTCGCAAAATCCATTATCGAATTGTCGAAGATAAGAATGAACTATGA
- a CDS encoding GntR family transcriptional regulator: protein MIIQLDMQSELPIYSQLVYQIIEGIASGELQLGEALPSVRNLAADIGVNLHTVNKAYTILKQDGYILVHRQKGVVVNPDGMPDLTDDFLKKQQRELRPIIAEAICRGMTKEELSAVLDQMYDDVKMGHNKE, encoded by the coding sequence TTGATTATTCAACTGGATATGCAATCTGAACTTCCCATCTATTCGCAACTCGTTTATCAAATTATTGAAGGCATTGCCAGTGGCGAGTTACAGCTAGGTGAGGCGTTACCTTCGGTTCGGAATTTGGCCGCAGATATTGGCGTTAACCTTCATACAGTCAACAAGGCTTATACAATACTCAAGCAAGACGGGTACATTCTGGTTCATAGACAAAAGGGAGTTGTGGTAAACCCTGATGGAATGCCTGATTTAACGGATGATTTTTTGAAAAAGCAGCAAAGAGAATTAAGACCGATTATTGCCGAAGCGATATGTCGTGGAATGACCAAAGAGGAACTGTCTGCGGTATTAGACCAAATGTATGATGATGTAAAGATGGGTCACAACAAAGAATAA
- a CDS encoding DUF1648 domain-containing protein has translation MQLFSILPIILIFAPLALLLSFAPYVTRETISFGVTVSQYNYYTPVLRKLRRTFATVSLIGNGLIILACLYVLRSANEESTAMITGVCTMIFIVYWAALHILFHFKMKKIKETLTTVEAPQRVKIDTTFRQNKLTYSNYWFLVHMAIIVAIAIITILNYNALPNVIPMKYDLQGNVTSSVPKTYFSVLAINLVQLGIIALMMLVNWSIKTSKQQLTPSNPAQFAADHIRFRRKWSLFTIITGMLLTILFAFIQINMFVPNQVLLTAISLITSVAILLGAIMLSLTGRQGGGKIRNHQEDRERSKEQPVNDDEYWKLGFIYFNPKDPSFTVEKRYGIGWTINFARPLSWVLVLFIIAIVVLSRVLSQ, from the coding sequence ATGCAACTATTTAGTATATTGCCTATCATTTTAATCTTTGCTCCATTAGCCTTACTTCTATCCTTTGCACCTTATGTGACAAGGGAAACAATCAGCTTTGGGGTTACGGTAAGTCAATATAATTACTACACACCAGTATTACGTAAGCTTCGGAGAACGTTTGCTACAGTAAGTCTGATCGGAAACGGGTTGATTATTCTTGCCTGTCTGTATGTACTCCGATCTGCCAATGAAGAGTCTACCGCAATGATCACCGGTGTTTGCACAATGATATTCATTGTGTACTGGGCCGCACTACACATCTTATTTCATTTCAAGATGAAAAAGATAAAAGAAACACTTACAACTGTAGAAGCACCTCAAAGGGTTAAAATCGATACCACCTTCCGCCAAAATAAACTCACCTATTCCAACTATTGGTTTCTCGTTCACATGGCTATTATTGTAGCCATTGCGATCATTACAATCTTGAATTATAACGCACTACCTAACGTCATTCCGATGAAATATGATCTTCAGGGTAATGTCACTTCCAGTGTGCCCAAAACCTACTTTTCGGTACTGGCTATTAACCTTGTACAGCTAGGAATCATTGCACTTATGATGCTGGTGAACTGGAGTATTAAAACAAGCAAACAACAGCTTACTCCATCTAATCCTGCCCAATTTGCTGCTGATCATATCCGTTTCCGCCGTAAGTGGTCCCTATTTACGATCATAACAGGCATGCTTCTTACCATCTTATTTGCCTTCATTCAGATAAATATGTTCGTTCCTAATCAGGTCTTGTTAACAGCGATTAGTCTGATCACCTCAGTGGCGATCTTATTAGGCGCTATAATGCTGTCTCTTACAGGCAGACAAGGCGGTGGGAAGATTCGAAATCATCAGGAAGATCGCGAACGTTCCAAGGAGCAGCCTGTGAATGACGATGAGTATTGGAAGCTTGGCTTTATTTACTTCAATCCCAAAGATCCTTCTTTTACCGTAGAGAAACGTTATGGAATAGGTTGGACGATTAACTTCGCTCGTCCACTATCTTGGGTCCTAGTGTTATTCATTATTGCTATTGTTGTTTTAAGCAGAGTTCTGAGCCAATAA